The Sander lucioperca isolate FBNREF2018 chromosome 4, SLUC_FBN_1.2, whole genome shotgun sequence DNA segment catttctttacaactttgaaggtaatttgctaacgctagccttccttaattttgcattggtatttttttcgtgacccggaagttactcccgccacgccaagacccgcccttcaatagcatttattggccagtaccgcctgtaagatccgttctgtggatgcgcataattacgtagtagaaaactaacaatgtccctgtgcgatttgtaactgtcggtacacgatccgttctgcctgcacgatagactgtatataagtaacatgtgtcaacactttatgaccaaacattacaacttttttattaaatctttattatacaatagtcatagctacaaacattcgaaacttgtcactgatccaaaaccgtgtagcgacatcgttgttgtgttgtttacgttaatgtttttacctaatacttcgtcttgactaataaccatagactgtctatcattaatgcgatgaagtgtaaacgtacataagtgtccttttgaagatgggatgacagctctcccagccaccactgctgtataccactatagtagctacatgctaacggcagtaaacactatagtaactacatgctaacggtcatcttagctggcaatgttgttaaattctccccaattccgggtcacattcctgctgaaacatgtccgattgtgtagggtttggtctgcgatttttgacgttagaaagtgctgcttcgttccactacaatctaacgttagcatactcatagctaactattgtagctgcatgctaacgcgacatagcggagcatatatagctagctatgtacgtatatagcaggactttgtaccgtaaaaaatcaccaataaaggcttctaaaccaaatactaaacaaatacaaatacagtaaagtgaccggaattaggggtgaaatgtccagcattgagctacataatagtttgctaggagtatgctggtctctcacagagatctcatttgtagccctgtttttttacctgatactttcataaaagtacaaacacatgaagtgagaggtatacacatgcttaaactttatttaaaacatggttaacctgaagcaggacggagtcatgacttataacaccaaagcaaggcttctagctcaggctagctagcgttagcaaattaccttcaaagttgtaaagaaatgacgaaacgtaaaatttgaagcctttatttaatttgctacatggtgttgtactggatggccggacgacctccgtatatcattaacagatattttaggcaactccagcaaacaccttgtaaacttcatctctgccatcataacggtctactgtcactgtctaatgttttcttccggtaaccgggaatgtccaaacatccttatgccaatgcgtgcatagagctgtgaagtttgccggtgttcgcgcaagcgtagaactgatcaggcagtgcacagaacggattttacaggcggtacggatcgggtactgacaaaggaataagatttatacacacattttaatttccgagttccatctacaaatacatcaaagaaaatcggataacgagattgtttttcgttttccgttttttaatatcaaaacaaaaaacgaataatgggttgttttccgttttttgttttcctatttactaatggtaattgggaaactggccgtttttcgtttttgtttttttcttttcaaaacgaaaatccgttggccaccaagtacacggaccgtaCACGGACCCACATTACAAACAATGTTGTGGAATAACACCCCATGTACTACCTGTTTTGATACACTTTCTTCAGGACAGTTGAAATCCTAGccctatgaaaaaaaaaaaaaaaagaaaaacaccctTCCAGTCATAAACTTTACACTGCtacgatgacatcatcagctGGAGCCGCAGGGATTAGTGATCCTCAGTGCTGATAGGCTCACAGGCAGAAGGGTTGGGATTTCATTATTAAAAGCATGCaacacacaaaatgtcaaagtacAACAGTGGACAGTCTGAGAGTAAACATTACAGCCGCAGAATCTTGACCAGAGGAAAACAAGGTAAGATTACCATTCTTTAACCTAAGATAATCAGTTACAGTAAAAAATATACACGAGCAGCAGCTTTGAACAAATATATTAACAGTACTTCATTTTTATTGGATTGCTCCCTGTCCATTATTAATGCAGTGTATTCTTTTATTATTGCAGTAGCAGGTCTTAGCAAGGACATAAAAGTTATGTTAAAGCAAATTAGGATGCTCCAAATGTATGCTCTCATTTCCTAAGATGAAAAACTGCTCATTAGGTCAAAATTTGCAATGCAGCtcatatatttgtatgtgtatggCACACACCATTGTTTATTGACCAAGGTCTGAGTGGCTGCTtctcaaaagttaaaaaaaacattccgattgaatttttattttaaaagaagcAGATTTTTGTCTGTAGACTACTTTAAAAGAAATGTTCTGTCTGTTGTAGGAAAACACTAGTGTAGTCACGGTAACCACCAGTCACCTGGGTGACTCATTGAGCACCACTCCTCGTCTGAAACACAAGAGAGGGAGACACAGTATAATCAGATTTTCCGCCAAATTACACAACCTTCCCGAACAGCTACTCACGCTGCTATCAGCATTGAAGTATTGAAGCCTTGGGCTACATTTACTGACATATGCACTGTAGGACACGGATTGTAATTTTCTTTATTAACTTCAGCAAAAGCTttcaagttatttattgctttatttattaaaaactttTATAACATCTATTGAAGAACATTTCTTATTAAAATCTAGCAGCTGCAAATGCAATTGCACAGCAAATGTTGGGAAGCTGTTGCTTTAACCACAGAAAGCAGCAATGAAAACATGATTGGCGTTTATGTACGGTATAATGCATTAACTGTGGCCAAAATGCACTTAATTTTTTATGAATATGAGTATCTAGTGATAAAAAAGGTTATGATTAGTCAGTTTTGCAAAGAGGACAAAAGCAAGACTATTATTCCAGTGAAGAGAGTGTAACTGATCCCTCTCTATTGTACCTCTGTCTGTAGTTGTCCCAGAAGACTGAGAGCTCTCCTAAAATGATGCCTACAGCTAAAGGCATGTCCCGAATGATACCCACTCACGTTCTGAGAGTGGGTCAAACTGTCCGCCTGGACTCGGCGCATGAGACAGTCAACCAACATCCCAGTGTCACGGAGCCCGGCAGTAACAATGGTGACTCTGATCTTGATATTTCAATGGATAATCTCAACCAGCTCATCCTGGAACTGGATCCAACATTTAAACCCATTGATGTCAACAGGAGTCCCTTGTGCATCAGGCCTCCAACAGGTACCACCTTTGTTTCTACACTATTCAAACTTTCATTGCTGTTAGAACTCTAATTACATAAACACATCAACAAGGTCAACAAATGACAGCCTCCAACTTACAGAGGTGTGACACAGAGCACAGTAAAACCAAAGTAACCATTATAAAACAAATAGTACACATAGCCTGGGGCTTTGGAAATGTACCCTCcctttttaagatcattttttatttttttaatcatgggGTAATTGCACCAATTCAGCTGTTCTGGGAGTACTGCCCAGACTAGTACCACACCCTGCACATGTtgctacagacacagagaagCTCACTGAAGAAGACACTCACGTGTGTCTTCTCTCAGACCAGCTCGGATCAGAAAGTGTGCACAAGAGTCAACATTGCATATAAATGGATTTCCTGTTGCTCATCTTCTCTTAAAAGGATGTTTGGCCATATGTTTATGAAGCAGAGTGCTATGTTTCGTGGCGATGAACAAGTTGGAAGGAAATCAAGCGACAGTGATGAGAAATCAGACATGGAAAGGTTACTTCCATCAGTTAAAAAACAGCACAGTAAAAGACTAAACGCATGCGATGTGCTGATGACTACTTCTTTTCTATTGTTACAAAACAGTATTTCCCCTTAAAACACCTCATCACTTGCCTATAGTCTAAGGTGCATGCTATTTCTGTTTCAACATTAGTCAATATTATGTAACTTCAGTTACAGACACCACCAGTCACACATGACCACAGACTACAGTGTTTTTCTGAGGGCATAAACTCACTCTGTGCCCATCAACACAGTGACGCAGACAGATCCTCAAGTTCACAAGAACAAGTAGGGACTCCTCCAGCTGTAATGCACAATTCAAAGCATTTAGTTAGAGGTAATGGCCTGAGCTGTCCAGGCAAGTACCAGCATGAGAAATATGAATGTCTTTATCAGGTGAGTTTAGGCCAAGCCCTTTTTGCAAACAGAAAACCAAACAATGAAATCAGAGAAATCATGGAACATGCAGGGTTTTTCCACTGAGTGCGTCAGTCGGTTTCAAGACATATTATCTCTTTTCAGTACTTTTGCTTAGACTTTCCTCTCCATTCCCAGACGACTCAGATGAAGATGTCTCCCACTGCGTGTTGGTCCCTCGAGGTTGTTCTCCCCGCTCCCTGCCCACCTTGGTCCCATCCGTGTCACCCAGTATACCCATCCCTACACACAGCAATGTCAGTTGCAGTCCCCACGGCACACTGGTGTTCTCCTGCTCCCCTACATCCTCCCTGCCTCCGCTGCCATTTGGAAGTGCACCCAGACGAAATCCCTCACAAAGAAATGACGCAACCTTTTCCCAAGGATCCCTGCGCTTGTCACACTCAAACAGAAACAGTGCTGTCTCGCTCCTCTCCATGTCAACATGCTCAGACACCAGCTACATCCTTGGCAGGTAAAACTCACAATCAAAGCAAGGCCTGCCTTTAAACAAGTCTGGAATATGGGTCTTTTAAATATGTTGCAAAACCTTAACTGTGCTGTAATAAGAGGCTGACCAGGGCCAGTTCACTGGGGACTTAGTGGGCTGATTCCTGTTTGTGATTTTGCAGTCAAACAAAAGTTTTAAAGCAGTAATAACAGTCCAAAACTGGAAACCAGTTGTAACCATATTCCCAGAAACAGTGTAGTGCCATATTTTGTATCTGTCTCATTTAATTCTAATGTTTCAAATTAAGAAGGACTGTGACATTAAGGTGATGTTTACTGACACACGGTATCTGTACATTTACAACATATCCTCTTCCTCCCTGCATAGCAACCTGTCCCTGGCCAGTGAAGACGCTGATGCTGACTCTCCAGAATCCATCCTCACTTGTGTGTCCGGCTCCTTCAGTGATGGGTCCAGAACGAGGCAATTTCATGACGGGCACAGCCCAGACAAGCCCCCGCTGTTAAGGCGAGGACATCTACAGGAGCGTCACGGCAAAGGAGTGCAGAGCAGTCCGTCTTCGCTCTCTGGGTCTCTCAACGACATTCCTATACTGCTCGTCAACGGTGAACCACAGCCGGATCTGCACGTCCAGTCTCCTGGAACAGAAATGGACTTGATACAGACCACCCTTGTGTCCAACTCAAAGCCATTTTCTCCTCACAGTGAGTCACATGTCTCATAGTAGTCCGTTTCGCTGGCAGCTACCGTATTTTAAACAGAATTTGACCCCCACTCTCatattgttttttaatgtttgtttaggTTTCCAAGCCCGTTTTAACGGCAGCCAGCCCTCAATGAAGTTTGTCATGGACACTTCAAAGTTTTGGTTCCGTCCACATATCAACAGAGCAGAAGGTGAGAATCTCGAAACATTACTCCAGCAATAACTCATTGACGACGTACAGTAATAGCTTCACTCAAGCTCTGAATTTATTTCATCTTGCCGGGATATATGATTCTTCTGCAGTACAGATACAGTAATAAACACACATTTGCAACTGTCTAAGCATTTTCTATGGTGCTTCATTCATTCTAGCTGAAGCTCTGGTAAAGGATAAGGATGCAGGGACATTTGTGGTGAGAGACAGCACCTCCTACAAAGGCAGTTTTGGCCTGGCTATGAAGGTGGACCAAATGGCCGCCAACTTCACTGCTACCACCTACCCAGGTAAACCTACGTATACTATGTCAGTGCAGCTGCTTGACCTTATGACTCCTTTTGAATCCCGTGCTATTATAAAAGCCATAGCAGTGTTTGGTCAGATACAGGAACGAGAAGGTCATGAATGCCACAACTACCACAATCACGGACAAACAACGTGAACACAGTGCAGCTGTCGTCATTTGCCTATACCAGAGACATGAAAGGCTCAGGGTTTCACTTACCCAACTCGGCTGATGTGAATGGGCATGTCTGATGGCATCTAGCCTATGTGTGGCGAGGCAGGAGACAGTTCTGTTATTTTTTCCACCCACAGTATACACTGTATAAACACAAAAGAAAACCATCTGTTTATGGCACTGTAAGCAATCTAAGAGGAAAGAATGGATCTCACTCACGGAACAATTTTGAGGTTTACTTCATttgcagatttgtattttttaaacttttttaggGATGCAGGATATGAAAGACGTGAGCAGAGCGTCGGGCACTGAGACCATTTCAGTGTGCAGATTGAGAGTACACGGTCCGTTACAATATTCCTCTGCTGAGTAATCCTTGGTCGAGAGATGTCGCTATATCTTCTCTTTTTGACATCAGTGTTATTTTAAGGAACAATATGCAGTGTAATTTAGATATAGTCAAACAAGAAATATTTTATAAGACATAAGATTTGTTAGGGTTGTTAAAGAGTGACATGAAATAGgtcaaatctttaaaaaactgaaattacatttaaatgagAAGATTACTACACAGAACTATTTATTGAATAGAATTTGAATAGAGCAGCGTTTGTGTTTTTAGTGATCTTGGTGTCGTTGTAGATGAATTTCACTTTGTAATTCAATGCCCCATGTACAGCAACTGGCAACTAGTGTCTTGTAAGCATGTGCTGGGCATCATGTGGTGCAGGGCACTTAAGATGAATAAGTAAAAAgtattttattgtcttttttatcaaAACAGGAGAGAGCAGTTCAGATCTTGTCAGACACTTCCTTATTGAATCATCCGCTAAGGGCGTGCGCATCAAAGGCTCTTCTCAGGAACCGTACTTTGGTAAGTAAACGTCCAAGTTTAAAACAAGTCCAGTGATCAATTTCCTTTTAAACTCACTCAAAATTCACTTGCCTACTCAATATGAGTACACATCCTGGTCTGGCTGTTGTCTGCCACACCAGAACTGAGTCAGCCATGTCTGGCCTTTAAAGATGTGGGTGGGCAGCAGTGGGTGGATCTTGAAAGGTATGAGTTCACAGGGTGTGTTCCCACACCCACAGAGCCATTATCAAGGTTCATTGTGGCTTTCTTTCTTATCTGCTTCCAAATAATTCTATCTTTACAATAGCTGTGGTGGCTCGGTAAAACCcccaaacagcaaaaaaaaaaaaaaaaagtatattgtaCCAGATTTACTCTTAATTTTAATCTAAAAGTCTTCATATCATAATAAAaatatccagacttttaaaactACAGTAGAATTGATCCTGGAATGGGCCAATGGATTAAGATATGTATTTACATAGCAAAATTACTATCCACATAAAAGAAAATTACCTAAAGAAAACACTAAACTGCATTAATCATAAGATATCCCCTTCCTCATTtatactttaaaataatgtcagtgaaatatttacatttttcttttaccttTTGTGGTCAAGAATAGGACAGTGGACTTTCTCATAGTAGCCTACTTGTACTTTAGCCTTGTACTAACATGATTTTGTGTTATCTTTGCAGGTAGTCTCTCTGCCCTGGTTTACCAGCACACTATTTCTGCTTATGCTTTACCCTGCAAATTAATGCTCCACTCCCAAGGTAGGCCATTACTGCAAAACaggctttttattttgtttgtaaaaatgtttgtgtgtaaaaatgAAAACCTAATCTCTTCTTTGCCTACACAGATCTGGGCGCAGCAGAAGAGAGGGCAAATAGCAAACCAGCATCAGATGACAATAGAACAGGTGGGACAAAATAACAGTGACAAATTGTTTGAATTAGCATGTCATTTTACTAGCACTTATCTTCAAGGAATGCTTATAAAGTGTCACTTAACATGATCTAACATGAGCAAAAACAAGAAGCAGCTGtcagacacaaaaaaagaatgtCAGTAACAATGTGACGTTATGTTAGTGGGTAGAGGGTTAACAATGAACAAGACATGTTTCAATAACAAATGTGGCGTTAAACTACATTCAATTAACCTATATATTTGTTCCACCTTTTCATCCTCTGTAGTCACAAACATGATGGTTTTGCAGCCATGTAGGAAATGCTAACAGTAGCTTGTCCCAAACAGTTTGCTAATTGAGGTTAagttagctaacagctaacgttagctaacttcAATTAACTTAGTCCATTTAGGACTCCTCTGAAACTTTTCAGAAAGTCCTCTCCTCAGGGAGAAATAGAAACATTTTagtgttaaaaataaatttaagtAAGGTTGTTTTGAAGCTAAGAGAACAGACTGGTTTGAGTGTGTTTCACTCTAAACACTGTTTTCACTTTACCTTGCTAGCTTTCCGGGCGAGTCAGTCAACAACAAAAACCTCAGAGGGTTAGCTTACGTTAATTGACCTTAACATTATCCCACACTGGAAAAGCACacacaggtgtaactaataacCTTAATTAACTGCGTTTCATGTATGTGTGCTAGGACTAGGGTCTTGTTGTTATGTGTTATGTTGCTTGCCCAGAGGAGGAATGGAATGAAGATATAGCTAATTAGTGgaattatttacacctgtgcttcaCTTATGATTGGAGTCAATATATTTTCTTCGTTGTACTACTTATttttaaactttgaaaaagcCAATCAATCAATTGATTGATGTGACTGAAATTTTATGTTTCAAGTCAAGTGTATTTTGCTTTGGACAAAATTAAGCGTCTCTGGCAGATGAAGAGATGGAACTATGTTAATGTAACTTGTTTAGTCATTGAATTAATCAATCAACTGACAGTGGTGGAAGGGAAGATGTATTCTGATTTGTTACTTACCTCAAGGTAAACATTCTCCACTACAAGTATGTCCTGCATTCAAATAGAAGTGCATAAGTATTGGCAGCAACGTAGTGAAAGCACTCATTGGGCAGCAGAATGGTCCCTGTTACATTTTATTGTTGGATTATCATgaggcattattattattgtgtatgCAGTATTCCATGTTGTAGCCGGTCGAGGTAAAGCTTGTTCTTTTTATGTAGTTTATTCAAGAAAAGTGATTTAGATGTTGTTATTGATTGATATAATGGtatattttgtatgtaaaatgttgtctaatctgcaaagtaactacatatgtcagataaatgtagtacagtaaaaagtacaacatttccctcttaAATGTGGTGGAGTTGAAGTATAAAGTACCATAAACTTGAAATACTCAAGTATaccacttgagtaaatgtacttagttagcCTCCTGTCCACCACTGCCAAAAGAGCAGCTAACCAAGCAATTCATTACATTTGTCtaatttctatatattttcaaTCATAtctctaaatataaaaaataaataaaagataaaaatagACCTGGACATTGGAACTACATTGAGAAAAGACAGCTTGGGTTGAAGGTTACTGTGTTTCCTGTCAGTAATAAATATAAGTCAATTTGGGCCAAATCAtatttaaaacatgatttatttatGTCTATGTCTCCTATTAGAATTTAAAAGACTGTTAACTGACCTcacaatcaggagggagttttAACTTGATTAAATGTACTACCCCACATGTTTAATGATGTGTATGTGCATTCAACCTCCACTTCTAATCAAACTATCTTTTCCATAGCTTGTAATTTCGTCTACCTGAATGCTGTCCCCACTGAGACGCTGACAGGCCCTTGTGCGGTGCAGAAGGCGGTGTCCTCTACATTTGCGAAGGCCCCGGGTTCCTTCACACCAACCATAATCAACCTGAAGGTGTCTTTGAAGGGTGTCACGCTGACAGATATCAACAGGAAGTAAGAAAACACACATCCTGTCATCCTGTTGCTGAGATTTGTACTTACAGTACACTACAAAAACCCATGGTGGTTTGGGTGCAACGTTGAGTTAGACTGATCATACCTAACAGCCATAACCCTTTCTTTTCAGGCTCTTCTTCAGACGCCATTACCCCACTCACCTGCTTAGCTACAGTGGGGAAGATCCAGACAATCGACTGTGAGTATACAGCAGCAAGTTATGAAATCAAAGGGATTCATTTTGAGAATGATACACACTTCCACAAATATTCTTTGACGTTCACTATGGTTACATTCTCTTTCATGTTAgtaactgtatataaagagcTGATAAATCACCTTATTAGTACCCCTTGTTGAATTTTTgaagatatatatatgtatgtatatgtatgtatgtatgtatgtatataagaTTTACAAGTTAATATATTTTAGTTAATTTACCAAATAAAtttttttacaatgtttataCAGTTAACTATTTACATACTTGTGTTGACACAGTCAGTATTTGTATCTGGGACTAAGTTCTGCTAGCGTCTGATTGGTTAGTTCAGCGACAATGAaggaagtgttgttgttgttgtggagcTGTTGAAAGTGAAACAGCAAAGTGCTGCTCAACAAAGTGATCGTTCTCCatccagttgttttttttcttatttagaATGATACAACCACCACATATCGAACCCTCACgttacatatacacacaccttttctttttcttttaaccgCATAAAATCACACATGTCACTAATCGCATTCATGATGGCTTAGTTCCATTTTGTTGCCCCTCGCTGGAACTGGCTGAATGAAAAACAGAagtcattaatgttattaatgACACCTGTGCTTCTCCTGCTGTAACGTCAACATttcatcaataaaaaaaaaatgttaaaaacccAGGCATTTCTGAAACATaactaacatttttatttttattttttttacaggtgGGTGAACGGTTCCAGGTTTGGTGCAAGGTGAATTTGAACTTTAATTCCTGACAAAAACCAGAATGATGTTTTGTATTTACCTGTAAATTCGATATATATCTCATGCGAGGATCCATAGTTAAGCCTCCCAGGTTTCAGGTTTACACCTGCAATACATATCTGTTATACTTCTATTCAGGGTTAAAGGAATTATTGGTTTGCAAATTCAAAATAGCGATTTGgaagaatgcgattagctaatcgcgAAAGACGATTAATCTAATGGGAATTATTTggttgaatgtttggtgtaacatttggtttaacatttattattactctttacattattatattcacagttttttcataagataaatgctgcataatgttacatttcacagtttgtttaaagaaatgttctATTTtccgtttatttttttattaccatATTTATCATGATCGTAGAAGGTGCGATATTTAGCTAAAAGATGTAGCAAATATTGCAATatctggcaaaaaaaacaaacttcaaTTTGTACTAATTCAATCTAATCTAAATCTATCACTTCTTTGTCCCAACAGGATGTTTGGTTTGGTGGCGAAAGGTGTGGAGGCTGGCATGGAGAATGTATGCCACGTCTTTGCAGAATATGACCCCCTGCAGCCTTGCAACAAAGTCACCAAGGTTATTCAGGCCGCCATAGCCAAGCCGTAGACACACAAGAGACTGAGACAACATGATACAGCGCCCGCCTGTCTTATACTGCGCTTTGCTCAAGTAACCCGTCCAATATGGTGGCCATTGGTAAGTCTCTCCTGCTGTTTGTTAAACTGGACAAGTTACAATA contains these protein-coding regions:
- the LOC116039586 gene encoding tensin-4, translated to MMPTAKGMSRMIPTHVLRVGQTVRLDSAHETVNQHPSVTEPGSNNGDSDLDISMDNLNQLILELDPTFKPIDVNRSPLCIRPPTDDSDEDVSHCVLVPRGCSPRSLPTLVPSVSPSIPIPTHSNVSCSPHGTLVFSCSPTSSLPPLPFGSAPRRNPSQRNDATFSQGSLRLSHSNRNSAVSLLSMSTCSDTSYILGSNLSLASEDADADSPESILTCVSGSFSDGSRTRQFHDGHSPDKPPLLRRGHLQERHGKGVQSSPSSLSGSLNDIPILLVNGEPQPDLHVQSPGTEMDLIQTTLVSNSKPFSPHSFQARFNGSQPSMKFVMDTSKFWFRPHINRAEAEALVKDKDAGTFVVRDSTSYKGSFGLAMKVDQMAANFTATTYPGESSSDLVRHFLIESSAKGVRIKGSSQEPYFGSLSALVYQHTISAYALPCKLMLHSQDLGAAEERANSKPASDDNRTACNFVYLNAVPTETLTGPCAVQKAVSSTFAKAPGSFTPTIINLKVSLKGVTLTDINRKLFFRRHYPTHLLSYSGEDPDNRLWVNGSRFGARMFGLVAKGVEAGMENVCHVFAEYDPLQPCNKVTKVIQAAIAKP